The following coding sequences lie in one Peribacillus frigoritolerans genomic window:
- a CDS encoding alpha/beta fold hydrolase translates to MPMLDVDGISLYYSVKGKGVPIVFIHPPVLTSVNFEYQMEKLSEEFKVITFDIRGHGRSQYSRQPVTYPLIIEDIKHLLDHLKINKAIICGYSTGGSIVLEYLLSCADRALGGIVIGGMSEVRDKSLKQKISLGISLAKKDAVPILALSISWSNSNTIKLFNKMFNEALKGDARNIEQYYHYSLHYNCTHQLEKINLPTLLIYGKKDKPLYRYANLLHEKLPCTELKFIDHVKHQIPTKAANDLNESIKHFIHSQSD, encoded by the coding sequence ATGCCAATGTTAGATGTGGACGGTATCAGCTTGTATTATTCTGTTAAGGGAAAAGGGGTTCCTATTGTTTTTATCCATCCTCCTGTACTGACTAGTGTGAATTTCGAATACCAAATGGAGAAATTATCAGAAGAATTCAAAGTTATCACTTTTGATATTAGGGGTCATGGAAGAAGTCAGTATTCAAGACAGCCAGTAACTTATCCCCTGATTATAGAAGATATCAAACATCTGTTGGATCATTTGAAAATTAATAAAGCAATCATATGCGGATACTCGACCGGCGGCTCTATCGTATTGGAATATTTGCTGAGTTGTGCCGATAGGGCTCTAGGTGGCATTGTAATAGGTGGAATGTCTGAAGTGAGGGATAAATCTTTAAAGCAAAAGATTTCTTTAGGAATATCACTTGCCAAGAAAGACGCAGTTCCAATTCTTGCGCTTTCCATCTCATGGAGCAATTCAAATACCATAAAGTTGTTCAACAAAATGTTTAATGAAGCCCTAAAAGGGGATGCCCGAAATATCGAGCAGTATTATCATTATAGTTTGCATTATAACTGTACCCATCAGCTTGAGAAAATCAACCTTCCAACTTTACTGATCTATGGTAAAAAAGATAAACCATTGTATCGCTATGCCAATTTATTGCATGAAAAATTGCCATGTACGGAATTAAAATTCATTGATCATGTAAAGCATCAGATTCCTACAAAAGCGGCTAATGATTTAAATGAAAGCATTAAGCATTTTATCCATTCACAATCTGATTGA
- a CDS encoding PH domain-containing protein, whose protein sequence is MLSETITNIIAFIILGVLLYLDYRFSWKEWIGWILIGITIISVLGAAWSLISPFLLYKNWRFDVDEEFLQLKSGVLNEVHELVPMTKIQSVATKQGPLLRKYGLCSVSIETMGSSHSIPALPKEVAIKLRNQIAQYAKIKEVEQ, encoded by the coding sequence ATGTTAAGTGAAACGATTACGAATATAATCGCATTCATCATTCTTGGAGTCTTACTTTACCTAGATTATCGTTTTTCTTGGAAAGAGTGGATCGGTTGGATTCTGATTGGGATTACAATTATCTCTGTGCTAGGTGCGGCCTGGTCATTGATCAGTCCTTTTCTTCTTTATAAAAACTGGCGCTTTGATGTAGATGAAGAGTTTTTACAATTGAAATCTGGTGTACTAAATGAAGTGCATGAACTTGTCCCAATGACAAAAATTCAATCGGTTGCAACTAAACAAGGACCGTTACTTAGAAAATACGGACTCTGTTCAGTTTCAATTGAAACGATGGGTTCCTCTCACTCGATACCAGCTCTACCAAAAGAGGTTGCTATCAAGTTAAGGAATCAGATTGCTCAATATGCAAAAATTAAGGAAGTGGAGCAATGA
- a CDS encoding PH domain-containing protein yields MTTAKRYNPLLMLFNFCKLVRNSIFFVIYFFVIKAGSESTFITYGRVVFFIVFGLTLISIILKWFTHKYELDYRSFHLYKGIFSKSERTLPFSKIQNVNRHTSLFHRIFKVTSVNFETGIAGEDAAVRFEVISQKEANRMEMHMKSTVQEELATIHASEYKDILSVEGEVNKEISNRTNHYKPTKKEIIKASFTSLSFLVLIPFISSFYFKINDIFHVESKAVGIFEKLIGSWGMMTIIIIVFVITSITFGIVRTFLKYGNYQISSDHDRIYITKGLIDETAFSIAKEKVQAIEIKQSFMKRLLGLAEVKLTSAGGLSSDEDMLEINSLYPYLPVKRAYEIVSEILPFYEISQKMTPLPLKSFWVRILWPSWFWIIATILLFYFKPIVLEVEEAWWILSAILLIIIVVSRLLDFFNTFYILNNDFIQFKTGSLTTTLFVSKRDKIIEVNVTRNIIQKMLGLASIGTINRAKPVHHAGIDHVSFEMADSFYKWYMERKNEIKVE; encoded by the coding sequence ATGACGACAGCAAAACGGTACAATCCACTTCTTATGCTTTTTAATTTCTGTAAATTAGTCAGGAATTCCATTTTCTTTGTCATTTATTTCTTTGTGATCAAAGCTGGTTCTGAATCCACCTTCATCACATATGGCAGGGTTGTTTTTTTTATAGTTTTCGGTTTAACACTTATTTCAATCATTTTAAAATGGTTCACCCATAAATACGAACTTGATTATCGTTCCTTTCATCTATACAAAGGTATTTTCAGTAAATCTGAACGAACCCTTCCTTTTTCTAAAATTCAAAACGTCAACCGTCATACGTCTTTATTCCATCGGATTTTTAAAGTGACTTCCGTTAATTTTGAAACAGGTATAGCAGGTGAGGATGCTGCTGTTAGATTCGAAGTCATTTCTCAAAAGGAAGCAAATCGAATGGAAATGCATATGAAAAGTACTGTTCAGGAAGAATTGGCCACCATTCATGCTAGCGAATATAAAGATATTCTTTCTGTTGAAGGGGAAGTTAATAAAGAGATTTCAAATCGGACCAATCATTATAAGCCGACAAAAAAGGAAATTATAAAAGCTTCCTTTACATCTCTTAGTTTTCTGGTCCTTATTCCTTTTATTAGTTCTTTTTATTTCAAAATCAATGATATCTTTCATGTGGAAAGTAAAGCAGTGGGGATTTTTGAAAAGCTAATAGGCTCTTGGGGGATGATGACGATCATCATCATCGTTTTCGTCATTACTTCTATCACATTCGGAATAGTGAGGACTTTTTTAAAATATGGGAATTATCAAATTTCCTCAGACCATGATCGAATTTACATTACGAAAGGTCTAATCGATGAAACTGCCTTTTCTATAGCCAAAGAAAAAGTGCAGGCAATTGAAATTAAACAGTCCTTCATGAAACGGTTGCTCGGACTTGCCGAAGTGAAACTGACAAGTGCAGGTGGTTTGAGTTCTGACGAAGATATGCTTGAAATCAACTCACTCTATCCCTATCTACCTGTTAAACGGGCATATGAAATAGTCTCGGAAATATTGCCATTTTATGAAATATCACAGAAGATGACTCCCCTTCCGTTAAAATCCTTTTGGGTGCGCATACTGTGGCCAAGCTGGTTCTGGATCATAGCAACAATTCTCTTATTTTATTTCAAGCCAATTGTTCTGGAAGTGGAGGAAGCTTGGTGGATTCTATCTGCTATCCTGTTAATTATTATTGTTGTTTCAAGGTTATTAGATTTCTTCAATACCTTCTACATTTTGAACAATGACTTCATTCAATTCAAAACCGGGAGTCTCACCACAACTTTATTCGTGTCAAAACGAGATAAGATCATTGAAGTGAACGTAACCCGAAATATCATTCAAAAAATGCTCGGCCTTGCCTCCATTGGGACAATCAACCGGGCTAAACCGGTGCATCATGCTGGTATTGACCATGTGTCTTTTGAGATGGCTGATTCGTTTTACAAATGGTATATGGAACGTAAAAATGAAATCAAAGTTGAATGA
- a CDS encoding peptidoglycan-binding domain-containing protein — translation MLKKKLLVMIPTVALMLAPLGTGTSITHAASKGSQIQKIETKAETRPTLRKGSRSSYVRDLQQSLKDVKYNVGVDGIFGTQTQNVVREFQVDHNLASDGIVGPKTWAALDENKVERRQFTEKDAIALGKKKLGNNIVFSGDGRLLKDGKGKSYYNYKAANKDWMDQGGTGTIGWFHIYKDCRVVEQ, via the coding sequence GTGTTGAAGAAAAAATTATTGGTCATGATTCCAACAGTTGCCCTGATGTTGGCCCCTCTAGGAACGGGAACTTCAATTACCCACGCAGCATCAAAGGGCAGTCAAATCCAGAAAATCGAAACGAAGGCGGAAACACGCCCGACCCTTAGGAAAGGCTCACGTTCGAGTTATGTAAGAGACTTACAGCAAAGCCTTAAAGATGTTAAATATAATGTAGGCGTTGATGGGATTTTCGGTACCCAAACACAAAATGTGGTAAGGGAGTTTCAAGTGGATCATAACTTAGCTTCAGATGGTATCGTCGGACCGAAGACATGGGCTGCTTTAGATGAAAATAAGGTGGAAAGAAGACAGTTCACGGAGAAAGACGCAATCGCGTTAGGGAAGAAGAAGCTGGGTAACAACATCGTATTCAGCGGTGATGGCAGATTGCTGAAAGATGGCAAAGGAAAATCATATTACAACTATAAAGCAGCTAATAAAGATTGGATGGATCAAGGGGGCACAGGAACGATTGGCTGGTTCCACATTTATAAAGATTGCCGTGTAGTGGAACAATAA
- a CDS encoding Fur-regulated basic protein FbpA: protein MITQLSTKGEAKKEELIQELLKFGIFKKYNKQLYELSIVVLQKEFNHLRGELKNV, encoded by the coding sequence ATGATTACCCAATTAAGTACAAAGGGAGAAGCAAAAAAAGAGGAACTTATACAAGAACTACTGAAATTCGGGATTTTTAAAAAATATAATAAACAACTTTACGAGCTTTCGATAGTAGTTTTACAGAAGGAATTCAATCACTTGAGAGGTGAATTAAAAAATGTCTAG
- a CDS encoding DinB family protein: protein MKNVIDGINHWIGFIPEEFNRMTEKELNHRPMPHKWSKKEILGHLCDSALNNMNRFIKIQYEEQPYVIQSYNQDQWVLVQNYQERPLDEIVNLFCTLNKQIIHIITNTPNDRLSNLCDIGNNQLKSLEWLIKDYLEHMEHHINNQILIKK, encoded by the coding sequence TTGAAAAATGTAATAGATGGAATCAATCATTGGATAGGTTTTATACCCGAAGAGTTCAACCGGATGACAGAAAAAGAATTAAATCATCGACCAATGCCACACAAATGGTCCAAAAAAGAGATTTTAGGACATCTATGCGATTCTGCATTGAATAATATGAATAGGTTTATCAAGATTCAGTACGAAGAACAGCCATATGTTATACAATCATATAATCAAGACCAATGGGTATTGGTCCAGAATTACCAAGAGCGACCATTGGATGAGATCGTTAACCTTTTTTGTACTTTAAATAAGCAAATCATTCATATAATAACGAATACACCAAATGATAGATTATCTAATCTTTGTGATATAGGAAATAATCAACTAAAATCATTGGAGTGGCTAATAAAAGATTATCTAGAACATATGGAACATCATATTAACAATCAAATCCTAATTAAAAAATAG
- a CDS encoding flavodoxin domain-containing protein: MKVFIGYVSLSGNTEKMALNIKKRMKAVGCEVYMERLDTVEVDALKDFDLAFIGLYTWNLEELPYEANEFYEEIDQVDFAGVKVAFFGAGDLTHSKPCAAIDILSDKMKQFGFDVYDRVLKIHQESSTYEQLRKCEDFAEHALIWGSNRKKWRFYMWDRMLSSPKYQKSVFLLRRVLDDYPIKYKGRSKKRGTYTRTTEIRDF, translated from the coding sequence ATGAAGGTATTCATTGGTTATGTCAGTTTATCCGGTAATACCGAGAAAATGGCTTTAAACATAAAGAAAAGAATGAAGGCTGTCGGCTGTGAAGTATATATGGAAAGATTGGATACTGTTGAAGTTGATGCTTTAAAGGATTTTGATTTGGCCTTTATTGGTTTATATACATGGAATCTAGAAGAGTTACCGTATGAAGCAAACGAGTTTTATGAAGAAATTGATCAAGTGGACTTTGCTGGAGTGAAAGTTGCATTCTTTGGTGCCGGCGACCTGACCCATTCAAAACCCTGCGCCGCGATAGATATCCTTTCCGATAAAATGAAGCAATTTGGATTTGATGTATATGATCGAGTATTGAAAATACACCAAGAAAGCAGTACATACGAACAATTAAGGAAATGCGAAGACTTTGCAGAGCATGCCCTTATATGGGGAAGCAATAGGAAGAAGTGGAGATTCTACATGTGGGATCGGATGCTAAGCAGCCCCAAATACCAAAAGTCTGTATTTTTGTTAAGGAGGGTCCTTGATGATTACCCAATTAAGTACAAAGGGAGAAGCAAAAAAAGAGGAACTTATACAAGAACTACTGAAATTCGGGATTTTTAA
- a CDS encoding response regulator transcription factor, with protein sequence MQETQILIVDDEKAILHMLTTILKREEFKYIDTAYTAADALTLCQTKRYDLILLDVMLPDRSGFEICPLIRETTDAPIFFLTARSTDLDKLSGFALGADDYITKPFNPLEVVARVKAHLRRHSGKISHTSQTFYQYGQIQVNTLSGEVTVNGRKVELPAQVYLLLLFFCKYPNQLFSKSQLYEKVWGEEFLGEDNTVMVHISKLREKIEDNPSKPRHLITVRGLGYKFNSDGSKHEHS encoded by the coding sequence ATGCAAGAGACACAAATATTAATTGTAGATGATGAAAAAGCAATATTACATATGTTAACAACGATTCTAAAAAGAGAAGAATTCAAATATATAGATACAGCATATACTGCTGCGGATGCTTTGACCTTATGTCAAACAAAACGATATGACTTAATCCTTTTGGATGTTATGCTCCCAGATCGTAGCGGTTTTGAAATTTGTCCGCTCATTAGAGAAACCACTGATGCCCCCATTTTCTTTCTTACGGCACGTTCAACAGATTTGGATAAACTTTCTGGATTTGCATTAGGCGCAGACGATTATATTACAAAACCCTTTAATCCACTTGAGGTTGTCGCAAGGGTAAAAGCACATTTACGGCGTCATTCAGGAAAGATTTCACACACTTCGCAAACGTTTTACCAATACGGACAAATCCAAGTAAACACTCTATCTGGAGAAGTGACCGTGAATGGCAGGAAAGTAGAATTGCCTGCACAGGTTTACCTGCTACTGCTATTCTTCTGTAAATATCCAAATCAGCTTTTTAGTAAAAGCCAGCTTTATGAAAAAGTGTGGGGCGAAGAATTTTTAGGTGAGGATAATACTGTTATGGTCCATATTAGTAAACTTCGGGAAAAGATTGAGGACAATCCAAGTAAACCACGTCATCTTATTACTGTAAGAGGACTTGGCTATAAATTTAATTCTGATGGTAGTAAACATGAACATTCATAA
- a CDS encoding DsbA family oxidoreductase — protein sequence MTVKIKAYSDFICPFCFLGKGPLDEIVKEKDVEVEWMPFELRPSPYTKIDPWKEPDKLNSWDSYILPAAKKLGVDMRLPRVSPHPYTHLAFEGCHFAKEHGKGNEFHNRVFTAFFQEEQNIEDIEVLTKLAGEVELPVEAFREALVSRKYREVHQQALKHAYEEADIRAVPTFIIGDEVIQGLASKERLAQVIEKEEAKNKRNEFDGLQCDGKGNC from the coding sequence ATGACAGTGAAAATTAAAGCGTATTCTGATTTTATTTGTCCATTTTGTTTTTTAGGTAAAGGGCCTTTGGACGAAATCGTAAAGGAAAAGGATGTAGAAGTTGAATGGATGCCATTTGAATTGCGTCCGAGTCCATATACCAAAATCGATCCATGGAAGGAACCCGATAAGTTGAATTCATGGGATTCATACATTCTTCCTGCTGCGAAAAAGCTAGGGGTTGATATGCGTTTACCCCGTGTCTCCCCGCATCCATATACACATTTGGCGTTCGAAGGTTGCCATTTTGCAAAGGAGCACGGAAAAGGGAATGAATTCCACAACAGAGTATTTACTGCGTTTTTTCAAGAGGAACAAAATATTGAAGATATTGAAGTATTGACAAAATTAGCGGGTGAAGTTGAGCTTCCTGTAGAAGCCTTTAGAGAAGCGTTAGTGTCACGAAAGTATCGGGAAGTGCACCAACAAGCACTCAAACATGCTTATGAAGAAGCAGATATCAGGGCTGTCCCAACGTTTATTATTGGTGATGAAGTAATTCAAGGACTAGCCAGCAAAGAAAGGCTTGCGCAAGTCATTGAGAAGGAAGAAGCAAAAAATAAACGGAATGAATTTGATGGCTTACAATGTGATGGCAAGGGGAATTGTTAA
- a CDS encoding DUF2238 domain-containing protein — MKKLGRDKSKLIHLILLLLVTAVFIWSVIKPEGYLIWTMEVLPAVVFLIYVMATYNKFRLTTLSYFIIAVLSITMFIGAHYTYTKVPLFNWIKDHYDLNRNHYDRFGHFLKGLFAIVIREIVICKTPLSKGPWLFAVTLSFALAIGALYEIIEWIAAIISKGRKASKDFLGTQGDIWDAQWDMALTLIGSILVLFTLSKLHDKLLRKVKN; from the coding sequence GTGAAAAAATTGGGTAGAGATAAAAGTAAACTGATTCATTTAATATTACTATTGCTAGTCACTGCAGTTTTTATTTGGTCAGTTATTAAGCCTGAAGGATACTTGATATGGACAATGGAAGTACTTCCTGCCGTTGTGTTTCTGATTTATGTAATGGCTACATATAATAAATTCCGCCTTACTACATTATCCTATTTCATTATTGCCGTTCTTTCAATCACCATGTTCATCGGTGCCCATTATACATACACAAAAGTCCCCCTGTTTAATTGGATAAAAGATCATTACGACCTAAACCGGAACCACTATGATCGGTTTGGACATTTTCTAAAAGGTTTATTTGCGATTGTGATTAGAGAAATAGTAATATGCAAAACCCCTCTATCAAAAGGACCGTGGTTATTTGCTGTTACATTAAGTTTTGCGCTTGCCATTGGAGCACTATATGAAATCATCGAATGGATAGCTGCCATCATTTCAAAAGGCAGAAAAGCTTCAAAGGACTTTTTAGGAACACAAGGTGATATTTGGGACGCACAATGGGATATGGCGTTAACATTAATTGGCTCTATCCTTGTATTGTTCACCTTGTCCAAACTTCATGACAAGCTGTTACGAAAAGTGAAAAATTGA
- a CDS encoding FbpB family small basic protein: MSRRRKSYTELLKENRELLLHDKIEVERIYTKIDQKAINEKKGSKQVQS, from the coding sequence ATGTCTAGGAGAAGGAAATCTTATACTGAACTTCTAAAAGAAAACCGCGAACTTCTGTTGCATGACAAAATTGAAGTGGAACGCATCTATACAAAAATCGATCAAAAAGCCATTAATGAAAAAAAGGGCAGTAAGCAAGTACAATCATGA
- a CDS encoding sensor histidine kinase gives MNIHKRFIVQFFIQLILVFIIFFFILLSIWAIIGFSIMNDEVTQDLSKADSTFFSDRITIQGKKVTFDDELKQLAKNQNGWLLVLTTKGDVIGDYNTSENAPSHFNESELAGLMLQNSSDPVEYFHWKLDEAYPQPQLLIFGRKSSETSLLNEVKTSVDWKNHHLNLSAATLKQIDEEEGWVQLINSTGKVLDGYGSEKEGISYTNQDLQTLSESEHDSVDAFFDAETEQTIIVGINHSGSTSIEENLFKRISKSVLVIFIVLFLLLLTGTFWYARKFGVPLITMMKWIQNLGSGLYEQPLDLHQSPILLNKKGKLKRKYRLYKDLITTLLQLTETLHQNETQRRKMTQTRDEWISGLSHDLKTPLASISGYAQMLESENYSWTERETREFALIITEKSGYMMELLEDLTLTYRLRNQALPIVKEEVDIIEFIRRTMIHFINDPANNYMKFVFQPKNETAIASIDTKWFQRIIDNLIANAIHYNPSGTTITVSISPIEQHLLIITIEDDGIGMDNETLDRLFQRYYRGTNTSDSGRGTGLGMAITKQLVHLHGGSINVKSSPQKGTTVRIILPA, from the coding sequence ATGAACATTCATAAACGCTTTATTGTACAGTTTTTTATCCAATTAATTCTTGTTTTCATCATATTTTTCTTTATTCTATTGTCCATTTGGGCGATCATTGGCTTTTCCATCATGAATGATGAGGTTACACAAGACTTATCAAAGGCAGATAGCACTTTCTTTTCTGATAGGATTACGATACAAGGTAAAAAAGTGACATTCGATGACGAATTAAAACAGCTGGCAAAAAATCAGAATGGCTGGCTCCTAGTCCTGACAACAAAAGGCGATGTCATTGGAGATTACAATACTTCAGAAAATGCACCTTCACATTTTAATGAGAGCGAACTTGCCGGTTTAATGCTGCAAAATAGCTCTGACCCTGTGGAATACTTCCATTGGAAATTAGATGAAGCGTATCCGCAGCCACAGTTGCTTATATTCGGTAGAAAAAGTTCTGAGACTAGTCTGTTAAACGAGGTTAAGACAAGTGTCGATTGGAAAAATCATCATCTTAATCTTTCCGCTGCTACTCTTAAGCAAATAGATGAGGAAGAAGGATGGGTTCAATTAATCAATTCGACCGGTAAGGTATTGGATGGATATGGCAGCGAAAAGGAAGGGATCTCATACACGAATCAGGACCTTCAAACCTTATCAGAGAGTGAACATGATTCAGTTGATGCTTTCTTTGATGCAGAGACAGAACAGACAATAATTGTGGGTATAAACCATTCAGGTTCGACCTCTATTGAAGAAAACTTGTTCAAAAGGATCAGTAAAAGTGTATTAGTCATTTTTATAGTGTTATTTCTTCTGTTGTTAACGGGTACTTTCTGGTATGCACGTAAATTCGGGGTTCCTTTGATTACGATGATGAAATGGATTCAAAATCTTGGAAGTGGTTTATATGAACAGCCACTCGATCTTCATCAGAGCCCTATCTTGTTAAATAAAAAAGGAAAGTTAAAAAGGAAATATCGGTTATATAAGGATCTGATTACAACACTTTTACAGTTAACCGAGACCCTGCATCAAAACGAAACCCAACGAAGGAAAATGACTCAAACCAGGGATGAATGGATAAGCGGTCTTTCGCATGATTTAAAAACGCCTCTTGCTTCCATATCAGGTTATGCTCAAATGCTTGAATCTGAAAATTACTCGTGGACAGAAAGAGAGACAAGGGAATTCGCCTTAATCATTACCGAAAAGTCAGGATATATGATGGAATTACTTGAAGACCTAACATTAACATACCGTTTAAGAAATCAAGCTCTGCCCATTGTAAAAGAAGAAGTGGATATCATTGAATTCATACGCAGAACCATGATCCATTTCATAAATGATCCGGCTAACAACTATATGAAATTCGTCTTCCAGCCGAAAAACGAAACAGCTATTGCATCTATCGATACCAAATGGTTTCAACGGATTATTGATAACCTAATTGCGAATGCTATCCATTATAATCCTTCAGGTACTACGATCACAGTATCCATTTCGCCTATTGAGCAGCACCTTCTCATTATTACGATTGAAGATGACGGCATAGGTATGGACAATGAAACTCTAGATAGACTCTTCCAGCGCTATTACCGTGGTACCAATACAAGTGATTCCGGGCGTGGAACTGGTCTTGGGATGGCGATAACGAAACAATTGGTTCACCTTCATGGAGGATCCATTAATGTAAAAAGTTCACCGCAAAAAGGCACAACCGTTCGAATCATTCTCCCAGCCTAA
- a CDS encoding ABC transporter ATP-binding protein encodes MNAIETTQLKKSYGAVPIVKGIDLNVEKGEIFGFLGRNGAGKSTFINMLTGIIQPNSGTYSLLGVKGSNDQVKKRIGVMPDYSTLYGSLTAVEHLKFLSALSGNPAGKDRCMEVLQLVGLESHAHKKAAKFSFGMKKKLGIAQAIIHEPELIFLDEPTSGLDAESAIHIQKLIKDLQKKGVTIFMTSHNLYEVEKICTRIAIMKEGQIVNIGTMEELRKIYRSTITVKLKHSSVPKSEQVKLHQWLESVGTELEMKEPYMTINIDDEKKIADMIRAFNQCKVDVLRVKVKEPSLEEIFLAE; translated from the coding sequence ATGAACGCGATAGAAACAACTCAGTTAAAGAAATCGTATGGAGCGGTACCAATCGTAAAAGGAATTGATCTTAACGTGGAAAAAGGAGAAATCTTTGGTTTTCTAGGCCGTAACGGAGCTGGTAAATCAACCTTCATCAATATGTTAACCGGCATTATTCAACCCAACTCTGGAACATACTCGCTTCTAGGTGTAAAAGGTTCAAATGATCAAGTAAAGAAGAGGATTGGGGTAATGCCTGATTACTCGACATTATATGGCTCGTTAACGGCAGTGGAGCATTTGAAATTTTTATCAGCTCTTTCAGGAAATCCAGCAGGAAAAGATAGGTGTATGGAAGTCCTGCAGTTAGTTGGTCTTGAATCTCATGCTCATAAAAAAGCCGCTAAATTTTCATTCGGTATGAAAAAGAAGCTTGGAATTGCACAAGCCATCATCCATGAACCTGAGCTGATCTTTCTTGATGAACCAACTTCAGGTTTGGATGCTGAATCCGCAATCCATATTCAAAAGCTGATCAAGGATCTGCAAAAAAAAGGCGTGACCATTTTCATGACATCCCACAATCTTTATGAAGTAGAGAAAATATGCACCCGAATAGCGATTATGAAAGAAGGTCAGATTGTTAATATTGGCACAATGGAAGAACTCAGGAAAATATATAGGTCGACGATAACGGTCAAGCTTAAGCATTCTTCGGTGCCGAAATCAGAACAAGTAAAATTACATCAGTGGCTGGAGTCAGTAGGTACAGAACTGGAAATGAAAGAACCTTACATGACTATCAATATTGATGATGAGAAAAAGATTGCTGACATGATCCGAGCTTTCAATCAGTGTAAGGTTGATGTCTTGCGTGTAAAAGTAAAAGAACCATCACTAGAAGAAATCTTCTTGGCCGAATAG